The Flavobacterium marginilacus genome window below encodes:
- a CDS encoding beta-galactosidase: MKYKFTALYQQYFLSLVLLLGTNSFAQKLEKFFPAKDLTSVGVYYYPEHWDPSQWERDFQNMEKMGFEFTHFGEFAWAQLEPEEGKYDFKWLDKSLELAEKYHLKVVMCTSTATPPVWLVRKHPEVLATNEDGTKMDHGTRQHATFSSNYYRSYSMKMIAELAKRYGNDKRIMGWQIDNEPRRFLDYGKDAPQRYRDWLKDKYKTISALNEAWGNNFWSGTYSSFDEINIPLHSVWGMNLHSQLDHYRFADNETATFLDDQAKEIRKFSNPNQWITSNYIPMYDVGYVGQSKELDFVSYTRYMVYGSDLGIGPKGFRVGEYSRIPMSNDFFRPLKGAYGVMELQPGQVNWGSINPQPLPGAIRMWLWHVFAGGSKFTCTYRFRAPLYGYEQYHYGIVGTDGVTPTTGGLEFSQFIKDINTLRKKYDAKAQLPKAYLQRKTGILFNADNVMGIELNRQTNQWNTIGHFTKYYKAVKSFGAPVDFVRDTTNFSNYPVLIVPAYQMIDQQMIDKLTAYAQNGGNLVLSCRTGIQNRKGHLWEAKFYQPMWNLIGSEIESYDLLMPQSPDKIKFNNQEFEWTSWGDLLKPNKGTEVWGTFQGDFYAGTPAVTSRKLGKGTVTYIGVDSKKGDLEKQVLTKLYQQQNIPIENYPEGVTTEYRDGFGIAVNYSDKVYEMKLPANAEIIIGTPSMKTADVLVWKYKN, translated from the coding sequence ATGAAATATAAATTTACAGCATTGTATCAGCAATACTTTCTGTCTTTAGTGCTCCTTTTAGGTACTAATTCATTTGCACAAAAATTAGAAAAATTCTTCCCTGCAAAAGATTTAACTTCTGTGGGAGTTTACTATTATCCTGAACATTGGGATCCTTCGCAATGGGAGCGTGACTTTCAAAACATGGAAAAAATGGGTTTTGAATTCACTCATTTTGGAGAATTCGCCTGGGCGCAACTGGAGCCGGAAGAAGGAAAATACGATTTCAAATGGCTCGATAAATCATTGGAACTGGCCGAAAAATATCACCTGAAAGTTGTTATGTGTACTTCAACCGCGACACCTCCTGTATGGCTTGTCCGCAAACATCCTGAAGTGCTTGCTACTAATGAAGACGGTACCAAAATGGATCATGGCACACGCCAGCATGCCACTTTCTCCAGTAATTACTACCGCTCCTATTCGATGAAAATGATTGCAGAACTCGCCAAAAGATATGGTAATGACAAACGTATTATGGGCTGGCAGATTGATAATGAACCACGCCGTTTTCTGGATTATGGAAAAGATGCTCCGCAACGCTATCGTGACTGGCTGAAAGACAAATACAAAACCATTAGCGCGCTTAACGAAGCATGGGGCAACAATTTCTGGAGCGGCACTTACAGCAGTTTTGACGAAATCAATATTCCGCTGCATTCAGTGTGGGGAATGAATCTGCACTCTCAGCTTGATCATTACCGTTTTGCCGACAATGAAACGGCAACCTTCTTGGACGACCAGGCCAAAGAAATCCGTAAATTCTCAAATCCAAATCAATGGATTACTTCCAATTATATTCCGATGTATGATGTGGGTTATGTAGGACAGAGCAAAGAACTTGATTTTGTCAGCTACACCAGATACATGGTTTATGGCAGTGATCTTGGCATTGGCCCAAAAGGCTTTCGCGTTGGAGAGTATTCCAGAATCCCGATGTCTAATGATTTTTTCCGTCCGCTGAAAGGCGCTTACGGCGTGATGGAACTGCAGCCAGGACAGGTAAACTGGGGAAGCATTAATCCGCAGCCATTACCTGGAGCAATACGCATGTGGCTGTGGCATGTATTCGCAGGCGGAAGCAAATTTACCTGTACCTACCGTTTTCGTGCACCTTTATACGGCTACGAGCAGTATCATTACGGAATCGTAGGAACGGACGGTGTTACTCCTACTACCGGCGGATTGGAATTTAGCCAGTTTATCAAAGACATCAATACGCTCCGCAAAAAATATGATGCCAAAGCGCAATTACCAAAAGCTTATCTGCAACGCAAAACCGGAATTTTATTCAATGCTGATAATGTAATGGGAATTGAATTAAACAGACAGACCAATCAATGGAATACAATAGGACATTTTACAAAATACTATAAAGCCGTAAAATCGTTTGGAGCTCCTGTAGATTTTGTACGTGACACTACTAATTTTTCAAATTATCCTGTATTAATTGTCCCAGCCTATCAAATGATTGACCAGCAGATGATTGATAAACTAACTGCGTATGCACAAAATGGCGGAAACTTAGTATTAAGCTGCCGTACAGGAATCCAAAACCGAAAAGGACACCTTTGGGAAGCTAAATTTTATCAGCCGATGTGGAATTTAATTGGTTCTGAAATTGAATCTTATGATCTATTAATGCCGCAATCTCCTGATAAAATCAAATTCAACAATCAGGAATTTGAATGGACAAGCTGGGGCGATTTACTGAAACCTAATAAAGGAACAGAAGTATGGGGAACTTTTCAGGGTGACTTTTATGCCGGAACACCTGCAGTTACTTCTCGTAAATTAGGTAAAGGAACTGTGACTTATATTGGTGTTGATTCAAAAAAAGGAGATCTTGAAAAACAAGTTTTAACTAAATTGTATCAGCAGCAGAACATTCCGATTGAAAATTACCCAGAAGGTGTAACGACAGAATACCGCGATGGTTTTGGAATTGCAGTCAATTATTCTGACAAGGTGTATGAAATGAAACTCCCTGCCAATGCCGAAATAATCATTGGAACACCATCAATGAAAACTGCCGATGTATTGGTCTGGAAATATAAAAACTAA
- a CDS encoding NAD(P)H-hydrate dehydratase: MNAPISIDRNEILKRYKPIAKLTHKGLQGHALIIGGSYGKIGAVCLAGKAALKTGCGLVTAFVPKCGYQIVQISNPELMVITDTDENHLSDIRFDLKPNAIGIGPGMGLHIETQKAFHDFLSNKSVPMVIDADALNILAHNPSWMALVSPKTILTPHPKELERLIGKWHSEAEMFQKTIAFSLVNQVIIVMKGAPTYIIDGEMVYLNTSGNAALATAGSGDVLTGIITSLLAQSYKSCDAAILGVYLHGLTADIALPETGYQSFIASSIIDYLGKAYLSLES, from the coding sequence ATGAATGCTCCAATTTCTATTGATAGAAACGAAATTTTAAAACGCTATAAACCTATTGCGAAGCTCACGCATAAAGGCCTGCAGGGACACGCTCTGATAATTGGCGGTAGTTATGGAAAGATAGGAGCGGTGTGTCTGGCTGGTAAAGCTGCACTGAAAACTGGCTGTGGACTCGTAACTGCTTTTGTGCCAAAATGCGGTTATCAGATTGTTCAAATTTCAAATCCAGAACTGATGGTAATAACCGATACTGATGAAAATCATCTTTCGGATATTCGTTTTGATTTAAAACCAAATGCCATTGGAATCGGCCCTGGAATGGGACTGCATATTGAAACTCAGAAAGCGTTTCATGATTTTTTGTCGAATAAAAGTGTTCCGATGGTTATTGATGCCGATGCATTAAATATTTTGGCGCATAATCCGTCTTGGATGGCGTTGGTCTCGCCTAAAACTATTTTGACACCGCATCCCAAAGAACTGGAACGGCTGATTGGTAAATGGCATTCGGAGGCTGAAATGTTTCAAAAAACTATTGCTTTTTCGTTAGTCAATCAAGTAATTATTGTAATGAAAGGAGCGCCGACTTACATCATAGACGGTGAAATGGTTTATCTCAACACTTCAGGAAATGCTGCACTGGCAACCGCAGGAAGCGGTGATGTGCTGACAGGGATAATTACCAGTCTTTTGGCACAGTCTTATAAGTCTTGTGATGCGGCTATACTTGGCGTATATCTGCATGGATTGACCGCTGATATTGCGCTGCCGGAAACAGGTTATCAGTCTTTTATTGCTTCATCAATTATTGACTATCTTGGGAAAGCGTATTTGAGTTTGGAGTCTTAG
- a CDS encoding HipA family kinase, whose protein sequence is MRKPLELRTVNVTRYISPLREGGSLPALAEADDDFKYVLKFRGAGHGVKALIAELIGGEIARVLNLKMPELVFANLDEAFGRTEADEEIQDLLQGSQGLNLALHFLSGAITFDPVVTKLPADLASQIVWLDAFITNVDRTFRNTNMLIWHKELWLIDHGASLYFHHSWNSWEAHAKSPFALIKDHVLLPEASLLKETDNAFRKLLTKEILQDIVNYIPEDWLHWEDSEQTPDEIRAVYFQFLWTRLNHSEIFINEAENAREKLI, encoded by the coding sequence ATGAGAAAACCACTTGAATTAAGAACAGTAAATGTTACGCGTTACATTTCACCGCTGCGGGAAGGCGGTTCACTGCCGGCTCTTGCCGAAGCTGATGATGATTTTAAATATGTTTTAAAATTCAGAGGTGCCGGGCATGGTGTAAAAGCCCTAATCGCCGAATTAATTGGCGGGGAAATCGCAAGAGTCCTAAACCTCAAAATGCCTGAATTGGTGTTTGCTAACCTTGATGAAGCTTTTGGACGTACCGAAGCCGATGAGGAAATTCAGGATCTGCTTCAGGGCAGTCAGGGGCTGAATCTGGCTTTGCATTTTTTATCTGGAGCGATTACTTTTGATCCCGTGGTGACAAAACTTCCTGCGGATTTAGCTTCGCAGATTGTTTGGCTGGATGCTTTTATTACCAATGTTGACCGTACTTTCAGAAATACTAATATGCTTATCTGGCACAAAGAATTATGGCTCATTGATCACGGTGCGTCATTGTATTTTCATCATTCATGGAACAGCTGGGAAGCGCATGCCAAAAGTCCTTTTGCATTAATAAAAGATCATGTTTTACTGCCGGAAGCAAGTCTGTTAAAAGAAACAGATAATGCTTTTAGAAAACTGCTCACCAAAGAAATCCTGCAGGATATTGTTAATTATATTCCAGAAGACTGGCTCCATTGGGAAGACAGTGAACAGACTCCAGACGAAATCAGAGCCGTTTACTTTCAGTTTTTATGGACTAGATTGAATCATTCAGAAATTTTTATAAACGAAGCCGAAAATGCAAGAGAAAAACTTATATGA